The Hippoglossus hippoglossus isolate fHipHip1 chromosome 21, fHipHip1.pri, whole genome shotgun sequence genome contains a region encoding:
- the nr0b1 gene encoding nuclear receptor subfamily 0 group B member 1, whose protein sequence is MASLEGCRCRGSSGRNNSSILYSILKSDSLVSTEEQQQQQQQHPQEQQQTLQHLLHKTSSSSSTTAASSGPASLQELRQQACSCGSARRRGVLRSPQVTCKAASAVLVKTLRFVKNVPCFRELPEDDQLVLIRSGWAPLLVLGLAQDRVDFETTETVEPSMLQRILTGVPERQTEPPAGQSRAAAGVSVVDIEAIRAFLKKCWSVDISTKEYAYLKGAVLFNPDLEGLRCLHYIQSLRREAHQALNEHIRLIHHEDTTRFAKLLIALSMLRAISPPVVAQLFFRPVIGSVNIEEVLMEMFYGK, encoded by the exons ATGGCCTCGCTGGAGGGCTGCCGCTGCCGGGGATCCAGCGGCCggaacaacagcagcatcctCTACAGCATTTTGAAGAGTGACAGCCTCGTGAGCACcgaggaacaacaacaacaacaacaacaacatccacaagaacaacaacaaacactgcaACACCTGCTCCACaagacctcctcctcctcctccaccaccgcaGCCTCCTCCGGCCCGGCCTCGCTGCAGGAGCTCCGGCAGCAGGCGTGCTCCTGCGGCTCGGCGCGGCGCCGGGGCGTCCTCCGCTCCCCGCAGGTGACGTGCAAAGCGGCGTCGGCGGTGCTGGTGAAGACGCTGCGCTTCGTGAAGAACGTGCCGTGCTTCCGGGAGCTGCCGGAGGACGACCAGCTGGTGCTCATCCGCAGCGGCTGGGCTCCGCTGCTGGTGCTCGGGCTGGCGCAGGACCGCGTGGACTTCGAGACCACGGAGACGGTGGAGCCCAGCATGCTGCAGCGCATCCTCACCGGCGTACCCGAGCGCCAGACCGAGCCCCCGGCCGGGCAGAGCAGAGCGGCGGCCGGGGTGTCGGTGGTGGACATCGAGGCGATCCGAGCTTTCCTGAAGAAGTGCTGGAGTGTGGATATCAGTACCAAGGAGTACGCGTACCTGAAAGGAGCCGTGCTCTTTAACCCGG ATCTGGAGGGTCTGCGCTGCCTCCACTACATCCAGTCCCTGCGCAGGGAGGCGCACCAGGCTCTGAACGAGCACATCAGGCTCATCCACCACGAGGACACGACACGCTTCGCCAAGCTGCTCATCGCCCTGTCCATGCTGAGGGCCATCAGCCCGCCGGTGGTCGCCCAGCTCTTCTTCAGGCCCGTCATAGGCAGCGTGAACATCGAGGAGGTGCTCATGGAGATGTTCTACGGGAAGTGA